In the Clostridium beijerinckii genome, one interval contains:
- a CDS encoding DUF896 domain-containing protein, translating to MDIEKAKIEEVIEKINSLYKTSQERELSNEEKDLQSRLRKRYIDNVKKNFRAQLEGIELNNKKKG from the coding sequence ATGGACATTGAAAAGGCTAAAATAGAAGAAGTTATAGAAAAAATCAATTCATTATATAAGACTAGTCAAGAAAGAGAATTAAGTAATGAGGAGAAGGATTTGCAAAGTAGATTAAGAAAAAGATATATAGATAATGTTAAGAAAAATTTTAGAGCGCAATTAGAAGGTATAGAACTTAACAATAAGAAAAAGGGATGA
- the hprK gene encoding HPr(Ser) kinase/phosphatase, with amino-acid sequence MGVLVKKLIDDLNLEVLVEGKEDVEISVNDINRPGLQLAGFYNYFAPERIQVIGKAEWSFLDYMQIELRKKRVKKYFSFDINCLIITRGLEPHPEFIKEAKKHNIWFVRSNLVTTQFISKTTIYLADKLAPETRLHGVLVDVSGIGILITGESGIGKSETALELIKRGHRLVTDDAVDIKDIDGQLIGRSPKITVGMLEVRGLGIIDVTTLYGLSSVVQEKEIRLVMHFEHWKDDNDYDRLGIDNEYMNILGINVKKLTVPIRPGRNIAVIIEAAAVNYRHALMSKITPVDVIENRMNELND; translated from the coding sequence TTGGGTGTTTTAGTTAAAAAGTTAATTGATGATTTAAACTTAGAAGTGCTTGTAGAAGGAAAAGAAGATGTTGAAATTTCAGTAAATGATATAAATAGACCGGGACTACAGCTTGCAGGCTTTTATAATTATTTTGCTCCAGAGAGAATCCAGGTTATAGGTAAAGCAGAATGGAGCTTCTTAGATTATATGCAAATTGAATTAAGGAAAAAAAGAGTTAAAAAATATTTTAGCTTTGACATAAATTGCTTAATCATAACTAGAGGATTGGAGCCACATCCAGAGTTTATAAAGGAAGCGAAAAAGCACAATATATGGTTTGTTAGAAGTAATTTAGTTACTACACAATTTATAAGCAAAACTACAATATATCTAGCTGATAAGCTTGCACCAGAAACAAGATTGCATGGAGTTTTGGTAGATGTATCTGGTATAGGAATATTGATTACTGGAGAGAGTGGAATAGGAAAGAGTGAAACTGCATTAGAGTTGATAAAAAGGGGACATAGACTTGTCACAGATGATGCAGTTGATATAAAGGACATAGATGGACAGCTAATAGGAAGATCACCTAAAATAACCGTTGGAATGTTAGAGGTCAGAGGCCTTGGCATAATTGATGTTACAACACTATATGGATTAAGTTCAGTAGTTCAAGAGAAAGAGATAAGGCTAGTTATGCATTTTGAACATTGGAAAGATGACAATGATTATGATAGGCTAGGAATAGATAATGAATATATGAATATACTAGGAATTAACGTGAAGAAATTAACGGTTCCTATTAGACCAGGTAGAAATATCGCGGTTATTATAGAAGCAGCAGCAGTAAATTATAGACACGCATTAATGTCTAAAATTACACCAGTTGATGTAATAGAAAATAGAATGAATGAGCTTAATGATTAA
- a CDS encoding aminopeptidase: protein MENEKKDLSKNAWNKYDEKEVQSIFEFCEGYKNFMSKCKTERECVKEVLRLAKAEGYEDIEEIIKNNKQLKPGDKVFANNKGKAVALFIVGSESIEKGLKILGAHIDSPRLDLKQNPLYEDSELALLDTHYYGGIKKYQWVTLPLALHGVVAKKDGTVIDICIGEDDNDPVVGVSDLLIHLAGDQMGKKADKVVEGEDLNVLVGSMPLKGSKKDAVKGNILKLLKEKYDFEEEDFLSAEIEIVPAGKARDYGLDRSMVMAYGHDDRVCSYTSLMAMFEIKEPDKTCCCLLVDKEEVGSIGATGMHSRFFENIVAEIIDRIEGYSDLKLRRCLTNSKMLSSDVSAAFDPNYPSVMEKKNSAFFGKGMVFNKYTGARGKSGSNDASAEYMAELRNIMEKHNVSIQTAELGKVDAGGGGTIAYILAQYNMEVIDCGVALHNMHAPWEVASKVDIFETVNGYKAFLIEA, encoded by the coding sequence ATGGAAAATGAAAAAAAAGATTTAAGCAAAAATGCATGGAATAAATATGATGAGAAAGAAGTTCAAAGCATATTCGAGTTTTGTGAAGGATATAAGAATTTTATGTCTAAATGTAAAACTGAAAGAGAATGTGTTAAGGAAGTACTTAGATTAGCTAAAGCTGAAGGCTATGAAGATATAGAGGAAATTATAAAAAATAATAAACAATTAAAACCAGGCGACAAGGTTTTTGCAAATAACAAAGGAAAAGCTGTTGCGTTGTTTATTGTAGGAAGTGAATCTATAGAAAAGGGGCTAAAGATATTAGGAGCTCACATTGATTCACCAAGATTAGATTTAAAGCAAAATCCACTTTATGAAGATAGTGAGTTAGCATTACTTGATACGCATTATTACGGTGGAATTAAAAAATACCAATGGGTTACATTGCCACTAGCATTACACGGAGTAGTAGCAAAGAAAGATGGTACTGTAATAGATATTTGCATAGGTGAAGATGATAATGATCCTGTTGTTGGAGTATCTGATCTTTTAATTCACTTAGCAGGAGATCAAATGGGCAAAAAAGCTGACAAAGTAGTAGAAGGTGAAGATCTTAATGTATTAGTTGGAAGTATGCCTTTAAAGGGAAGCAAAAAAGATGCTGTTAAGGGAAATATATTAAAGTTATTAAAAGAAAAATATGATTTTGAAGAAGAAGACTTTTTATCTGCTGAAATTGAGATTGTACCAGCTGGAAAGGCTAGAGATTATGGTTTAGATAGAAGTATGGTTATGGCTTATGGGCATGATGATAGAGTATGTTCATATACTTCACTAATGGCTATGTTTGAAATAAAAGAGCCTGATAAAACTTGCTGCTGTCTATTGGTTGACAAAGAAGAAGTAGGTAGTATCGGAGCAACTGGAATGCACTCAAGATTTTTTGAAAATATAGTTGCAGAAATCATTGATAGAATTGAGGGATATTCTGATCTTAAATTAAGAAGATGTCTTACTAATTCAAAGATGCTATCATCCGATGTTAGTGCAGCTTTTGACCCTAATTACCCATCAGTAATGGAAAAGAAGAATTCTGCATTCTTTGGAAAAGGAATGGTATTTAACAAATATACTGGAGCTAGAGGAAAATCAGGTTCTAATGATGCTAGTGCTGAGTATATGGCAGAGCTTAGAAATATAATGGAAAAGCATAATGTTTCAATTCAAACTGCAGAGCTTGGAAAAGTTGATGCTGGTGGCGGTGGAACAATTGCATATATATTAGCTCAATACAATATGGAAGTAATAGATTGTGGAGTTGCACTTCACAATATGCATGCACCTTGGGAAGTTGCAAGTAAAGTTGATATATTTGAAACAGTGAATGGATATAAAGCTTTTTTAATAGAGGCTTAA
- a CDS encoding PHP domain-containing protein — MLKVDFHVHTSSSDGTLSPKEVVKRAHDNNVKYLAITDHDTLSGLDKAIEESLKYDITLIPGIELSTQHNNESVHLLGFFRDNNFKNDDLIRELTNIKDHRIMRAKLMVDKLKDEFNIEVSFEKILKEANDTIARPHIAREIVNCGYPYNLEEVFNKFIGKGCKAYVPTLKLSTSDGLKLLKRYNALVFLAHPKLINDSNIDELLLMNFDGIESIYFQNTQDETSRFLSLADEHNLLVSCGSDFHGDLESDDRHGDIGCMQFPSNYLSKFLSALDPPLL; from the coding sequence ATGCTTAAAGTGGACTTTCACGTTCATACATCTTCTTCAGATGGAACATTATCCCCTAAGGAAGTGGTTAAAAGGGCCCATGATAACAATGTTAAGTACTTAGCTATAACTGATCACGATACCTTAAGTGGTTTAGATAAAGCTATTGAAGAAAGCTTAAAATATGATATCACGCTAATTCCTGGAATTGAATTATCAACTCAACACAATAATGAAAGTGTACATCTTTTGGGATTCTTTAGAGATAATAACTTTAAAAATGATGATCTTATTAGAGAACTAACTAATATTAAGGATCATAGGATAATGAGAGCTAAACTTATGGTTGATAAGCTTAAAGATGAATTTAACATAGAAGTTAGTTTTGAAAAAATTCTAAAAGAAGCTAATGATACTATTGCAAGGCCTCATATTGCTAGAGAAATAGTCAATTGCGGATATCCTTATAACCTAGAGGAAGTTTTCAATAAATTTATTGGGAAAGGTTGTAAAGCATATGTCCCAACCTTAAAACTTTCTACTAGCGACGGATTGAAATTACTAAAAAGATATAATGCTCTTGTATTTTTAGCTCACCCTAAATTAATAAATGATTCTAATATTGATGAATTATTGCTAATGAATTTTGATGGAATTGAATCAATTTATTTTCAAAATACACAAGATGAAACTTCCAGATTCCTCTCTTTAGCAGATGAACACAATTTGTTAGTTTCTTGTGGTTCCGATTTTCACGGTGATTTAGAATCAGATGATCGTCATGGGGACATTGGCTGTATGCAATTTCCTAGTAACTATCTATCGAAATTTCTATCCGCTTTAGATCCACCACTATTATAA
- a CDS encoding DUF4883 family protein → MKKLTFAFTILFLCFTLSSCALQSPKYINFSVKPSNHYYIDEIKAKILNNQNFTLYVFDTNLYKEIEVPSEENSIIEDFVSALTTVNYSDESVDAKEPFRIKILFEDNSQYLFRIFNDSTISVSPWDGNYKEDIISIKDLPLRYNPFDFCNHIANKPLSK, encoded by the coding sequence TTGAAAAAATTAACTTTTGCTTTCACAATTTTATTTCTCTGTTTCACCTTGAGCAGCTGTGCTCTTCAAAGTCCTAAATACATAAACTTTTCAGTAAAACCAAGTAATCATTATTATATTGATGAAATTAAAGCTAAAATTTTAAATAATCAAAACTTCACGCTTTATGTATTTGATACTAATCTATATAAGGAAATAGAAGTTCCAAGTGAAGAAAATTCAATAATTGAAGATTTTGTTTCAGCTCTAACAACTGTTAATTATTCTGACGAATCAGTTGATGCAAAAGAACCTTTCAGAATAAAAATACTTTTTGAAGATAATAGCCAGTATCTATTTAGGATTTTTAATGATTCAACTATATCAGTTTCACCTTGGGATGGGAATTATAAGGAAGATATTATATCAATTAAAGATTTACCGCTAAGATACAATCCATTCGATTTTTGTAATCATATAGCTAATAAACCTTTATCAAAATAG
- a CDS encoding pyruvate kinase gives MYIIGTVGPNVKDRAVLKGIIESGVNALRFNFIHGSAEEFLEFLKMAKDIKSDIQVMLDLSGTKVRVSGKFQYIFKVYNGEVIYFCGEDKYSEVVKNSKNKIKVIPLNIKNKILNEKDYKQIGIKDNTMTFDIIDKVDGLIKATTIRGGVIRKWKGCNIKNLERKELPLNENDKDAIVWGVNNKVDIICQSFVEEKKDIDDVKLFLNNRKSNQFKPKIWAKIETLNGVNNIKSILGEADGIVIGRGDLIPETSIEDTPIYEERIIKEVLGDKDKEIIIATHILNSMKNGKMPSISEVESIYNFIKIGATGFLLAGETSIGKAPIRTVEFLNNLIIKYRNI, from the coding sequence ATGTATATAATAGGAACGGTAGGCCCTAATGTAAAAGATAGAGCAGTACTTAAAGGGATAATAGAGAGTGGAGTAAATGCTTTACGATTTAACTTTATACACGGAAGCGCAGAAGAATTTTTAGAATTTTTAAAAATGGCTAAAGATATAAAGAGTGATATCCAAGTAATGCTAGATCTTTCAGGAACTAAGGTAAGAGTATCTGGTAAATTCCAATATATTTTCAAAGTTTATAATGGAGAAGTAATTTATTTTTGTGGAGAAGACAAATATAGTGAAGTAGTAAAAAATAGTAAAAATAAAATTAAAGTTATCCCATTAAATATAAAAAACAAAATTTTGAATGAAAAAGATTATAAACAAATAGGAATAAAGGACAATACGATGACTTTCGATATCATAGATAAAGTTGATGGATTAATAAAGGCAACTACAATTCGGGGAGGAGTTATTAGAAAATGGAAGGGTTGCAATATAAAGAATCTTGAAAGAAAAGAGTTGCCACTAAATGAAAATGATAAGGACGCAATAGTTTGGGGAGTTAACAATAAAGTAGATATAATATGCCAATCGTTCGTTGAGGAAAAGAAAGATATTGATGATGTTAAATTATTTCTAAATAACAGAAAATCAAATCAATTTAAGCCTAAAATTTGGGCTAAAATAGAAACATTAAATGGAGTTAATAATATAAAAAGCATTTTAGGTGAAGCAGATGGAATTGTTATAGGCAGAGGTGATTTGATTCCAGAAACATCTATAGAAGATACTCCTATTTATGAAGAAAGAATAATAAAAGAAGTTCTAGGAGATAAAGATAAGGAGATAATTATAGCTACGCATATCCTTAATAGCATGAAAAATGGAAAAATGCCATCGATTTCAGAGGTAGAGAGCATATATAATTTCATAAAAATCGGAGCTACTGGATTTCTTTTGGCAGGGGAAACGTCAATAGGAAAAGCACCTATAAGAACAGTAGAATTTCTAAATAATTTGATTATAAAATATAGAAATATATGA
- a CDS encoding J domain-containing protein has product MNPYEILGVKPGASQDEIKSAYRKLIKQYHPDQYGDNPLKNLAQEKMIEINEAYEALTKNPGSNSYNSNSTSSYNNSSSNSYDFQEIRRLIQSGNYAAAESRLNSINNKSAEWHYLYGAIMLNKGWFDSALDHMTTAVNMDPNNFEYRQGLNSLRQRGNNYSNPYYRTTNTSNADMCNCCINLWCLDSLCECAGGDLIGCC; this is encoded by the coding sequence ATGAATCCATATGAAATATTAGGTGTAAAGCCAGGTGCAAGCCAAGATGAAATAAAAAGTGCTTATAGAAAACTTATTAAGCAATACCATCCTGACCAATATGGTGATAATCCATTAAAAAATTTAGCACAAGAGAAAATGATCGAAATTAATGAGGCTTATGAGGCATTAACAAAAAATCCTGGAAGTAACAGTTATAATTCCAATAGTACATCTAGTTATAACAATTCATCAAGTAACTCATATGATTTTCAAGAAATAAGAAGACTTATTCAATCTGGAAATTATGCAGCAGCTGAAAGTCGTTTAAATTCTATAAATAACAAATCTGCTGAATGGCATTATTTATATGGTGCAATAATGCTTAACAAAGGGTGGTTTGATTCAGCACTTGATCATATGACTACAGCTGTTAATATGGATCCAAATAATTTTGAATATAGGCAGGGCTTGAACTCATTAAGGCAAAGAGGTAATAATTACTCTAATCCTTACTATAGAACTACAAATACTAGTAATGCTGACATGTGTAATTGTTGTATAAATCTTTGGTGTCTTGATTCCTTATGCGAATGTGCTGGCGGAGATTTAATTGGCTGCTGCTAA
- a CDS encoding DUF5685 family protein, with amino-acid sequence MFGYVTPLKAEMKVKDFARFKCYYCGLCCHIKKEFGNIPRMSLNYDMTFLGLLLDALNPEELEISHHRCSLHPTEKKIVIANNKALSYASAMNISLFYYKLLDDAHDDKNYKSKFLSLLLSPYKRKFPSSIIRINNNIMESLNKLSTLEDSKSFNSIDEICDPFSDLVGGILRDYPYKLIDDGLDLRNTLYRLGYSIGKWIYLIDALDDLKSDMENKKFNPINFLYNKNSLTYDKFMEFIQPKIEFTILNCGYSCKENLEKLNLKRNEDILYNIIELGLMDKYMNIVKNPENTNETKRRDL; translated from the coding sequence TTGTTTGGATATGTTACTCCATTAAAAGCAGAAATGAAAGTAAAAGATTTTGCTAGATTTAAATGCTATTATTGTGGATTATGTTGCCATATAAAAAAAGAATTTGGTAATATACCGAGGATGTCTTTAAATTATGATATGACTTTTTTAGGTTTACTATTAGATGCATTAAATCCAGAAGAGCTAGAAATTTCTCATCACAGATGTTCTCTTCACCCTACTGAAAAAAAAATTGTAATAGCTAATAACAAGGCGTTATCTTATGCCTCTGCTATGAATATATCCCTGTTTTATTATAAACTGTTAGATGATGCTCATGATGATAAAAATTACAAAAGTAAATTTTTATCACTTCTTTTATCCCCTTATAAAAGAAAATTTCCTAGTTCAATCATTAGAATTAATAACAACATAATGGAATCTTTAAATAAGCTTTCCACTTTAGAAGATAGTAAATCATTTAATTCTATAGATGAAATATGTGATCCTTTTAGCGATTTAGTTGGCGGAATTTTACGTGACTATCCTTATAAATTAATCGATGACGGATTGGATTTAAGGAATACTTTATATAGATTAGGATATTCAATAGGAAAATGGATTTATCTAATAGATGCCTTAGATGATTTGAAATCTGATATGGAAAATAAAAAATTTAATCCAATAAATTTCTTGTATAACAAAAATTCTTTAACATACGATAAATTTATGGAATTCATACAGCCTAAAATAGAATTTACAATTTTAAATTGTGGATATAGTTGTAAAGAAAACTTAGAAAAATTAAACCTAAAAAGAAATGAGGATATATTATATAATATAATTGAATTAGGTTTAATGGATAAATATATGAACATAGTTAAAAATCCAGAAAATACAAATGAGACTAAAAGGAGAGATTTATAA